A genome region from Deltaproteobacteria bacterium includes the following:
- a CDS encoding oxaloacetate decarboxylase encodes MTEAAVHPLVQAGKVAVVPGVYDVLSARMAHRAGFGFAVLTGYGVAASYLGEPDFGLLTQTEILDTARRILNRVPIGLVVDGDTGFGGPLNVQRMVRELIRMGASGVILEDQTWPKRCGHMRGKDVIDAEEHAAKIRAAVDARGDKPFVITARTDAVMTHGLDEAIRRAKLYKDAGATVLFVEGPRTKEEIMRVGRELPPPLAINLIEGGDTPLFTVEELQQFGFFSVGFVLSGLFAATHALERTYRHIRTHASTDAVRDQMMDFPRFVDFIGVQERYADDEKYRAR; translated from the coding sequence ATGACCGAAGCAGCCGTGCATCCGCTGGTCCAGGCCGGCAAGGTGGCCGTGGTACCAGGCGTCTACGACGTCCTCTCCGCGCGCATGGCGCACCGCGCCGGGTTCGGCTTCGCCGTCCTCACGGGCTACGGTGTCGCCGCCAGCTACCTCGGTGAGCCCGATTTCGGCTTGCTCACCCAGACCGAGATCCTCGACACCGCGCGGCGCATCCTGAACCGGGTGCCGATTGGACTGGTCGTCGACGGTGACACCGGCTTCGGCGGGCCCCTCAACGTGCAGCGCATGGTGCGCGAGCTGATCCGAATGGGCGCCTCCGGTGTGATCCTCGAAGACCAGACCTGGCCGAAGCGTTGCGGCCACATGCGCGGCAAGGACGTGATCGACGCCGAGGAGCATGCGGCGAAGATCCGCGCCGCCGTCGATGCGCGCGGCGACAAGCCGTTCGTGATCACCGCCCGGACCGACGCCGTGATGACCCACGGCCTCGACGAGGCGATCCGTCGGGCCAAGCTGTACAAGGACGCCGGGGCCACGGTGCTGTTTGTGGAGGGCCCACGCACGAAGGAGGAGATCATGCGGGTCGGCAGGGAGCTTCCGCCGCCCCTCGCGATCAATCTCATCGAGGGCGGCGACACGCCGCTCTTCACCGTGGAAGAGCTCCAGCAGTTCGGGTTCTTCAGCGTAGGCTTCGTGCTGTCGGGCCTGTTCGCGGCCACGCACGCCCTCGAGCGTACCTACCGGCACATCCGCACCCACGCGTCGACCGATGCGGTCCGCGACCAGATGATGGACTTCCCGCGGTTCGTCGACTTCATCGGTGTCCAGGAACGCTATGCCGATGACGAGAAGTACCGGGCGCGCTAG
- a CDS encoding amidohydrolase family protein, with the protein MPHDLIIRHGTVIDGTGAPGRRADVAIDGDRISAIGDLAGGSAAREIDATGLVVTPGFVDLHTHLDAQVAWDPFMTSSSWHGVTTVVTGNCGVTFAPVLPGDREYLASMMESVEDIPRKAILEGLPWDWETFPQYLDSVQRLAPALNVVGLVGHCAVRWQVMRERALTDEAPTAAEMARMREIAAESIAGGAVGYSTSRLLGHVVPDGRKVPGTFSPIEEYLAIADGMNDAGGGPFQAVLDFDTKFEHEIRLLHAMAERCGDVLYSGGVGNAPATSGDRAALDFFGRFLEDTRARFGRITSIAMTRPSGMLIGLAQVSPVAGRHWARLLALPTMAERLAALRDAATRAELIAEGQRKGLWFDPQHVYPLGNGDTPDYGIEHGRSVAALAADAGVHPVEVLVDRLLASEGRELFNAWFYNRNTPALAEYLQLDGVCPGLSDAGAHAGQICDADAQTHYLAYWCRERGSVALQDAIHRLSARPAAVLGLVDRGTLVPGAYADVNVLDPAGLRFGYPEYVRDFPDGKGRLRVRSEGYAATLVNGRVVTERGAHTGERPGRVLREFARG; encoded by the coding sequence GTGCCGCACGACCTGATCATTCGCCACGGAACCGTGATCGACGGCACCGGTGCGCCCGGACGCCGCGCCGACGTCGCGATCGACGGCGATCGGATCTCGGCGATCGGGGACCTCGCGGGCGGGAGCGCGGCGCGCGAGATCGACGCGACCGGGCTCGTCGTCACGCCCGGCTTCGTCGACCTGCACACCCACCTCGACGCGCAGGTGGCGTGGGACCCCTTCATGACGTCGAGCTCGTGGCACGGCGTCACGACGGTGGTGACGGGCAACTGCGGTGTGACGTTCGCGCCGGTCCTGCCGGGCGACCGCGAGTACCTCGCGTCGATGATGGAGAGCGTCGAGGACATCCCGCGCAAGGCCATTCTCGAAGGCCTGCCGTGGGACTGGGAGACCTTCCCCCAGTACCTCGACTCGGTGCAGCGCCTGGCGCCGGCGCTCAACGTGGTCGGCCTCGTCGGTCACTGCGCGGTGCGCTGGCAGGTGATGCGCGAGCGCGCGCTCACCGACGAGGCGCCGACCGCGGCCGAGATGGCGCGCATGCGCGAGATCGCGGCCGAGTCGATCGCGGGCGGGGCCGTCGGGTACTCGACGTCGCGGCTGCTCGGCCACGTCGTGCCCGACGGGCGCAAGGTGCCGGGCACGTTCTCGCCGATCGAGGAGTACCTGGCGATCGCCGACGGCATGAACGACGCGGGCGGCGGGCCCTTCCAGGCGGTGCTCGACTTCGACACCAAGTTCGAGCACGAGATCCGTCTGCTGCACGCCATGGCGGAGCGCTGCGGCGACGTGCTGTACTCGGGCGGCGTCGGCAACGCGCCGGCCACGAGCGGCGACCGGGCCGCGCTCGACTTCTTCGGCCGCTTCCTCGAGGACACGCGCGCGCGGTTCGGACGCATCACGTCGATCGCGATGACGCGGCCGAGCGGCATGCTGATCGGGCTCGCGCAGGTGTCGCCGGTCGCGGGCCGGCACTGGGCGCGGCTGCTGGCGCTGCCGACGATGGCGGAGCGTCTCGCGGCGCTGCGGGACGCCGCGACGCGTGCCGAGCTGATCGCCGAGGGGCAGCGCAAGGGGCTCTGGTTCGACCCGCAACACGTCTACCCGCTCGGCAACGGCGACACGCCCGACTACGGCATCGAGCACGGGCGCTCGGTCGCGGCGCTGGCGGCGGACGCGGGTGTGCACCCGGTCGAGGTGCTCGTCGACCGGCTGCTCGCCAGCGAAGGCCGCGAGCTGTTCAACGCGTGGTTCTACAACCGCAACACGCCGGCGCTCGCCGAGTACCTGCAGCTCGACGGCGTCTGTCCGGGGCTCAGCGACGCCGGCGCGCACGCGGGGCAGATCTGCGACGCCGACGCGCAGACGCACTACCTCGCGTACTGGTGCCGCGAGCGCGGGAGCGTGGCCCTCCAAGATGCGATCCACCGGCTGAGCGCGCGTCCCGCCGCGGTCCTCGGGCTCGTCGACCGCGGCACGCTCGTGCCCGGCGCGTACGCCGACGTGAACGTGCTCGACCCGGCGGGGCTGCGCTTCGGCTACCCGGAGTACGTACGCGACTTCCCGGACGGGAAGGGGAGGCTGCGCGTGCGGTCGGAGGGCTACGCCGCGACGCTGGTGAACGGCCGCGTGGTCACCGAGCGCGGTGCACACACGGGCGAACGTCCGGGGCGCGTGCTGCGCGAGTTCGCGCGCGGGTGA
- a CDS encoding thiamine pyrophosphate-binding protein: MGEIDGGEVLVRGLRAEGVEVLFAIADVSYTPVVRSAAAAGMRIVGGRHESANVHMADGWARVTGGVAVAMAGMGPGVANLVPGVITAWIEGVPVVVVATQRTHRAHLAIRRGRFQYTPQIEVFRPVTKFAGQVPNARRIPEYVREAFRCALTGRPGPVYLEIADEILRQRVAEEAVGTPLPERYRTPPAAPDPDAVARAADLLGKARRTLILAGQGVQRAGASAELAALAERAGALVTGTPAARGVVAEDHAQAVNLNFPGGAQAMRTADVVLAVGTQIGEMPLRGPIIASGARFRAGDGCYRTPLAGTPG; the protein is encoded by the coding sequence ATGGGTGAGATCGACGGCGGCGAGGTCCTGGTGCGCGGGCTCCGCGCCGAGGGGGTCGAGGTGCTCTTCGCCATCGCCGACGTCTCCTACACACCGGTGGTCCGCAGTGCGGCGGCGGCCGGAATGCGCATCGTCGGCGGGCGCCACGAGAGCGCGAACGTGCACATGGCGGACGGCTGGGCGCGGGTGACCGGTGGAGTGGCCGTCGCCATGGCGGGTATGGGCCCGGGTGTCGCGAACCTCGTTCCGGGCGTCATCACGGCCTGGATCGAGGGTGTGCCGGTCGTGGTGGTGGCGACGCAGCGCACCCACCGCGCGCACCTCGCGATCCGCCGCGGGCGCTTCCAGTACACGCCGCAGATCGAGGTGTTCCGTCCGGTGACGAAGTTCGCTGGTCAGGTTCCGAACGCGCGGCGCATCCCCGAGTACGTGCGCGAGGCGTTCCGCTGCGCGCTCACCGGACGGCCGGGGCCGGTCTACCTCGAGATCGCGGACGAGATTCTGCGCCAGCGCGTCGCGGAGGAAGCGGTCGGTACCCCGTTGCCCGAGCGCTACCGCACGCCGCCAGCGGCGCCCGACCCCGACGCCGTGGCGCGCGCCGCCGACCTGCTCGGCAAGGCGCGCCGCACGTTGATCCTCGCCGGGCAGGGCGTGCAGCGCGCCGGCGCGAGCGCCGAGCTCGCCGCCCTCGCCGAGCGGGCGGGCGCGCTGGTGACGGGCACACCGGCAGCGCGCGGCGTCGTCGCGGAGGACCACGCGCAAGCCGTCAACCTGAACTTCCCCGGCGGCGCCCAGGCGATGCGCACGGCCGACGTGGTGCTCGCGGTCGGCACGCAGATCGGAGAGATGCCGCTCAGAGGCCCGATCATCGCTTCGGGCGCCCGATTCCGCGCTGGCGACGGATGTTACAGAACGCCTCTTGCCGGAACTCCGGGCTAG
- the secG gene encoding preprotein translocase subunit SecG encodes MTILLSIVYIAVCLFLIIVVLLQHGKGADIGVSLGAGSSQTVFGARGAGNFLTKLTTVSAVLFMVLAFVLARFAADTSADDLLDAPAIEAPVAPETAPEAESTAPPSEPGGAPSGFESIEVPASPPAPAPEPAAPEAPAKPPS; translated from the coding sequence GTGACGATTCTTCTCTCGATCGTCTACATCGCCGTCTGCCTGTTCCTGATCATCGTGGTGCTTCTGCAGCACGGTAAGGGAGCAGACATCGGCGTATCGCTCGGCGCCGGCTCCAGCCAGACGGTCTTCGGAGCGCGCGGTGCAGGAAACTTCCTGACAAAGCTCACGACCGTGTCCGCGGTGCTCTTCATGGTGCTCGCCTTCGTGCTGGCACGCTTTGCCGCCGACACCAGCGCGGACGACCTGCTCGATGCCCCCGCGATCGAAGCGCCGGTCGCGCCCGAGACCGCGCCCGAGGCCGAATCGACCGCCCCGCCGAGCGAGCCGGGCGGCGCGCCGTCGGGCTTCGAGTCGATCGAGGTCCCCGCGTCACCGCCCGCCCCGGCGCCCGAGCCGGCGGCGCCCGAGGCGCCCGCCAAGCCTCCGAGTTGA
- a CDS encoding triose-phosphate isomerase, protein MRTPFIAANWKMHKTIAESVEFARAFAPLVRSVTDVEVAIAPPFTALAALRDTLAESRVALAGQNAHFEAKGAFTGEISIAMLADVGCRYVILGHSERRAIFGETDAFVAKKLRAVQAAGLRPILCVGESLAERESGRTLDVLRAQLEGSLAEADPGLASELVVAYEPVWAIGTGKTATPELAQQAHAFVRARLADRFGAAAASVRIQYGGSVKPDNAAELLSQPDIDGALVGGASLDPQSFSAIIRFRERGTGVSG, encoded by the coding sequence TTGAGAACCCCGTTCATCGCCGCGAACTGGAAGATGCACAAGACGATCGCCGAGTCGGTGGAGTTCGCGCGCGCGTTCGCGCCGCTCGTGCGCAGCGTGACCGACGTCGAGGTCGCGATCGCCCCGCCCTTCACCGCGCTCGCCGCGCTTCGCGACACGCTGGCCGAGAGCCGCGTCGCGCTCGCGGGCCAGAACGCGCACTTCGAGGCCAAGGGCGCTTTCACCGGCGAGATCTCGATTGCCATGCTCGCCGACGTCGGCTGCCGCTACGTGATCCTGGGCCACTCCGAACGCCGCGCGATCTTCGGCGAGACGGACGCGTTCGTCGCCAAGAAGCTCCGCGCGGTGCAGGCCGCCGGCCTGCGCCCGATCCTCTGCGTGGGCGAGTCGTTGGCCGAGCGAGAGTCCGGCCGCACCCTCGACGTTCTCCGCGCGCAGCTCGAGGGGTCGCTCGCCGAGGCCGACCCGGGGCTCGCGTCCGAGCTCGTGGTCGCCTACGAGCCGGTCTGGGCGATCGGCACGGGAAAGACCGCCACGCCCGAACTCGCGCAGCAGGCGCACGCCTTCGTCCGGGCGCGGCTCGCGGACCGCTTCGGCGCCGCGGCCGCGAGCGTGCGAATCCAGTACGGGGGCTCGGTGAAGCCCGACAACGCCGCCGAGCTGCTGTCCCAGCCGGACATCGACGGGGCGCTGGTCGGGGGCGCGAGCCTTGACCCGCAGAGCTTCTCTGCCATCATCCGCTTCCGCGAGCGCGGCACGGGAGTCTCCGGGTGA